The window GAAAATATTTGATTCAACTTGGTGAGATGATCTAACGCATTTTCAAGACTAAATGCAGGACGAAAGGGCCGACTGCTAATCATAGCATCAAAAATATCCATATTGAACAACATCCAGGCAATTTCATTAGCCTTTTCTTTATTCCTGCAATCGGATGAATTTCTCAGTTCACCGGGGCAATGATGAAATAAAATTCCATTACCGATCTCTTGGTTTTTGCCCTGGTTGTAATATCCAAACAAAATATAAGAAATCAATGGATGCTGCTGCATCAATATTTCTTCATCGTCTTTAAATTGCTGGCTGGAAAATAATATCGAATGTGGGAGGCGAGTTATACCAATATCATGAATGAATGCTGATTGTAAATAAAGTTCCAAGTCCTTTTTGGCCAATCCCATGTCCAATCCGTATTTTGCTACAAGCGATGTAACAGCCAAAGTATGACGATAATAATAACCAAAACGTTTTAAGACATTGAGTTCTTGCAAAAAGACAAAGGGTAATTGTATGCTTCCAAGTAGGTTCAATACCTGGTAAAAATCATCTGTGTTTTTTCGCAGGAAGGAATATTTTCCATCGGAAATTAATTCACTCAGATGATCATATAT is drawn from candidate division KSB1 bacterium and contains these coding sequences:
- a CDS encoding HD domain-containing protein; this translates as MSLIKSTTIGKKLFLFVTAMDQNMIAKPNFELTEDCCESLPKFELASGSCLQNISETPIYDHLSELISDGKYSFLRKNTDDFYQVLNLLGSIQLPFVFLQELNVLKRFGYYYRHTLAVTSLVAKYGLDMGLAKKDLELYLQSAFIHDIGITRLPHSILFSSQQFKDDEEILMQQHPLISYILFGYYNQGKNQEIGNGILFHHCPGELRNSSDCRNKEKANEIAWMLFNMDIFDAMISSRPFRPAFSLENALDHLTKLNQIFSLPLDIVYWFEKKLKSSSLEKLESNLIPIKPTIDASQLN